A window from Apteryx mantelli isolate bAptMan1 chromosome 15, bAptMan1.hap1, whole genome shotgun sequence encodes these proteins:
- the BCL2L10 gene encoding bcl-2-like protein 10 — protein MPGSLKEETALLLEDYFQHRRGGAALPPSAAAATLRRAAGELERREWPFFRSCAPLARAEPWDAAALLTRVAAQVEAEGGLNWGRLLALVVFAGTLAAAMAERGCGDGPRRLAAALAAYLAEEQGEWLEAHGGWDGFCRFFRHGSQPADQNSTISNAIMAAAGFGIAGLAFLLVVR, from the exons ATGCCGGGCTCGCTGAAGGAGGAGACGGCGCTGCTGCTGGAGGACTACTTCCAGCaccgccgcggcggcgcggcgctgccgcccagcgccgcggcggccacgctgcggcgggcggcgggcgagcTGGAGCGCCGCGAGTGGCCCTTCTTCCGCTCCTGCGCGCCGCTGGCGCGGGCCGAGCCCTGGGACGCGGCGGCGCTGCTGACGCGGGTGGCGGCGCAGGTGGAGGCCGAGGGCGGCCTCAACTGGGGCCGGCTCCTGGCGCTGGTGGTCTTCGCGGGCACGCTGGCCGCGGCCATGGCCGAGCGCGGCTGCGGCGACGggccgcgccgcctcgccgccgcgctGGCCGCCTACCTGGCCGAGGAGCAGGGCGAGTGGCTGGAGGCGCACGGCGGATGG GATGGCTTCTGTCGCTTCTTCAGACATGGCTCTCAACCAGCTGACCAGAACAGTACCATAAGCAATGCAATAatggcagcagcagggtttggaaTAGCAGGATTAGCTTTTCTCTTGGTGGTGCGGTAG